From a single Aggregatilinea lenta genomic region:
- a CDS encoding RNA polymerase sigma factor, which yields MHPPSDPDRALLNAIAQGDTHALEALYVQHGLRLLHYLVGQLGDPALAEEVLQDVMLAIWQQARRFRGESRVTTWMLAIARHHAISARRRQKAPPGILPDHAVSSAPPPLDTLIRRDECEAVREALHSLPDDQRETLELVFYHGLSGPEAARVLGVAHGTVKSRLHRAKASLQKLLSIEEKNDA from the coding sequence ATGCACCCGCCATCTGATCCCGATCGGGCGCTGCTGAATGCCATCGCACAGGGGGATACGCACGCGCTGGAAGCGCTGTATGTGCAGCATGGGCTGCGACTGCTGCACTATCTCGTCGGGCAGCTCGGCGACCCCGCGCTGGCCGAAGAAGTGCTGCAAGACGTGATGCTGGCGATCTGGCAGCAGGCGCGGCGCTTCCGAGGCGAAAGCCGCGTCACGACCTGGATGCTCGCCATCGCGCGGCACCACGCGATCAGCGCGCGGCGACGGCAGAAGGCTCCACCCGGCATCCTGCCCGATCATGCCGTCAGCAGCGCCCCGCCCCCGCTGGATACGCTGATCCGACGGGACGAGTGCGAGGCCGTGCGCGAAGCGCTGCACAGCCTGCCGGACGACCAGCGCGAAACGCTCGAGCTCGTCTTTTACCACGGCCTCAGCGGGCCAGAAGCTGCGCGCGTGCTGGGCGTGGCGCACGGCACGGTCAAAAGCAGGTTGCACCGCGCCAAGGCGAGCTTACAGAAGTTATTGAGCATCGAGGAGAAGAACGATGCATAA
- a CDS encoding GNAT family N-acetyltransferase, with protein sequence MTDPISVRKVESKSDLDVFLKFPWTVYRDNAYWVPPLMSMQRHKFDKAKNPTWEHLEGDYFIAWRGDRPVGTVAAFVNHRHNEYHHEHIGFFGAFEVYDDQEAATALLDTAADYVRALGYDALRGPATFSTNEECGIMIEGFDDPPVVLMPYNPPYYQRLVEATPGFERVMDLYSYYITFQAINNSPKLEKLFRITQQNSKRRSIIIRTPDTKHLDHEFQLLKDIYNLAWDENWGYVPFSSKELDEMVKDLGQYFEPRLTFFAEIEGKPVAFMLALPDLNQVLLKAYPRPGKLELVTLLQLLWHWKVRSKITRIRIMLMGVEEGHRGIGIESAMFVEAYKAAQALGWEVGDGGWVLETNEPMQRLVEAYNSVIYKRYRFYELPLKPGYVVQAPPQP encoded by the coding sequence ATGACAGACCCTATATCTGTGCGCAAGGTCGAGTCTAAAAGCGACCTTGATGTTTTTTTAAAGTTCCCCTGGACGGTCTATCGCGATAACGCCTACTGGGTCCCGCCGCTGATGTCGATGCAGCGCCACAAGTTCGACAAAGCCAAAAACCCGACCTGGGAGCACCTGGAGGGCGACTATTTCATCGCGTGGCGCGGCGATCGGCCCGTGGGGACCGTCGCGGCGTTTGTCAACCACCGCCACAACGAATATCACCACGAGCACATCGGCTTCTTCGGCGCGTTTGAGGTCTACGACGACCAGGAAGCGGCGACGGCGCTGCTCGACACGGCGGCGGACTACGTGCGCGCGCTCGGCTACGACGCGCTGCGCGGCCCGGCGACGTTTTCGACCAACGAAGAGTGCGGCATCATGATCGAGGGCTTCGACGATCCACCCGTGGTGCTCATGCCCTACAATCCGCCCTACTACCAGCGCCTTGTCGAAGCGACGCCCGGCTTCGAGAGGGTGATGGACCTCTACAGCTATTACATCACGTTCCAGGCCATAAACAACTCGCCCAAGCTCGAAAAGCTGTTCCGTATCACGCAGCAAAACAGTAAGCGCCGCAGCATCATTATCCGCACGCCCGATACCAAGCACCTCGATCACGAGTTCCAGCTACTCAAGGATATTTATAACCTGGCCTGGGACGAGAACTGGGGCTACGTGCCGTTTTCCAGCAAAGAGCTGGACGAGATGGTTAAGGACCTGGGCCAGTACTTCGAGCCGCGGCTGACGTTTTTTGCGGAGATCGAAGGCAAGCCGGTGGCGTTCATGCTGGCTCTGCCGGACCTCAACCAGGTGCTGCTGAAGGCGTACCCGCGTCCCGGTAAGCTGGAGCTGGTCACGCTGCTGCAGTTGCTGTGGCATTGGAAGGTGCGCTCGAAGATCACGCGCATCCGCATCATGCTGATGGGCGTGGAGGAGGGCCACCGGGGCATCGGCATCGAGTCGGCCATGTTCGTCGAGGCGTACAAGGCGGCACAGGCGCTCGGCTGGGAGGTCGGCGACGGCGGCTGGGTGTTGGAAACCAACGAGCCGATGCAGCGCCTTGTGGAGGCGTACAACTCCGTGATCTACAAGCGCTACCGGTTTTACGAACTGCCGCTCAAGCCGGGCTACGTCGTGCAAGCGCCTCCGCAGCCGTAA